Genomic window (Culex pipiens pallens isolate TS chromosome 3, TS_CPP_V2, whole genome shotgun sequence):
agcaacaagatcatgcaagaacacagtaaattaaggggttacatacatgtaaatcgtgggtctcgtggcgcaggggtagcggcttcggctgccgatcccgatgatgctatgagacgcgggttcgattcccgccttatccactgagcttctatcggatggtgaagtaaaacgtcggtcccggtttctcctgtctcgtcagaggcgctggagcagaaatcccacgttagaggaaggccatgccccggggggcgtagtgccaatagcttcgttttttttatacatgtaaatcggcaaaaatgttacaggttggtttgagcacacacttaaacttttttcaaaatctgtttgcatggcattaaaatatacattttcatctattaacaaaacaaatttgaagacatttggttgtatcattgccgagatatagctatttgaagttagccgtttcaaaaaacgggtgccacgatatctcaacattgcttcgaccaaatcggctcaaaattttggtgaagactcgttaaaccggtcccgtgtgcatgacgaaggccgattttcaaaaagtttattaaaaaaaaggtaaaaatatttttctgttttcatataaaaaatcgccagtttttgatttttgtattttttgaaaattcaaaatttcaaaatcaggcttcgtcatgcacacgggatatgtcttgggagtcttcacccaaaatttcagccaatttggtccgtcccatctcgagatatcgtggcacccgtaaatcaactcggtgcttAGAGAAAAtcgctcagaaagttagacagtttgctttgcgcatggcaaaattctgagcttaaatcgtctctaactcagttaaatcatgaaatatcttcatgaaactttcaggagtgaatGAAATTCATCTTTTAAGAGGAATTAATACATTTTCTGtaacatgaaattttgtgattttctacatgtatgtaaccccttatagtaaaataaagtaaaataaagtgcCACGTGGTTAGGAGTTGgaagtacactcaaaccccgatggtttgacaccaactgttgtcaaacgaacggggtcacgttttagtttgacaccccttttacacggagttcacccacactaccaaacgtttgtttcgatagtgtgcgtgagcgccgtgtaaaaagtgacagttcgtcactttttggtttgactttgaccaaccaacggggtacaaactaaaaaagtgtcaaacgtaAAAGTgatcaaccaccgggggttgagcgtaatttgtttttgtagttTGTTTAGACTTCAATAAAAcgcttaatacaaaaaaaaacagcgggTTTGCAAAAGGATTATGTGATCttttaaggctctggaaggcatcattccagaacggccatttggcggccatgtttgttttagaaaaaacattcaaatcttgattcagaatgtatcaatcaaaaaatggttttctttgtgttgtttgtagaagcattttactcctcgtgattattttttcatttcaatttactactTCAGGACCCTGAATtaagaaccatcattgacaatCACTACCCCAAGAGTGAAGGACACCTTCTATATGACCTTAAGtcaagaaataaattaaatggaaGTTGTGTAATGTCATGTGAGATGTGAGatgacttttttatttaaatttctatatTCCATCAGTCTATAACTAAATGGAAGACCTGTTCTTCAAAGAAGCTAACTATCTTtaaccatataaaaaaaatcattaatcgcTCTGAATAAAGATGATAATCAAAtaagtatttgaaaaaccaATGATGTACATATTACTAAAATATGAATGCTCCCAACAAGGTTGGAAGTTCCCAAACTGAACTCACTTTCAATGCTAACTAAATTTGCCCTTTGGTTCAAACTTCGAATCTTCGATGGTTTAAGAGAtctgttttttaataattcggTCAGATTTTTCGTAAAAGTTGTTTCCTTACATAACGTCTCCAGTTTCTGTAGTTTTGGTGTATTATCTaccaaaatatgacttttgtgTGAGTGAAAATCAAACTCACGATTTTCTGCCAAACACAACGTGTGAAGATGACCAAATTTCAACACATCTGGCTCGAATGTTTTCAGATGATTATGGCTTAAATCAAGCCGTTGAAGTTGCTTCGTACTTTGGAACGCATTTTCACTTACGATTATGATTTCGTTGTGGCTTAGATCCAGCTCTTTTAGCTTTATTAGACCACTGAGTGTAACATCGTCGATTTGATAAAAGCTACATAAATGACATGATAGCTTTTCCAGGAAGAAACTAACAAGAAAGGGAGTGCCACGTTGATTGGAAAGAAGTCGGTTGTGGTTTAAATTCACAGAACGCAATGCTTTCAACTCCTGGAACTGATTTAGAATTATAAATTCTAACTCGTTATGAGCAaagttcaagtgttcaagtttAGGATTATTTTCAAACACCTTTGATGAATGTAAGGATTTTATCCTGTTACCCttaaaattgattgatttgatatttggAAGCAGCTTGAATGTTTGCTCGTGAATCGCTGTTATTGCACAGTCTGCTAATGATAATTCGGTAATGAAGTTACTTTGTAGAAAAGCATAACCATTTGGAAAATCGTAATTGGAGTTGTTATCCATTACAACCTTGGAAATGCTAGAAACATGTTTAAAGTAATCTTCTTCTATGTACACTATGTTTTGAAACGAAAAGTCAGCAGTGCTATTTTCTTCAAACTTGTACGCATCTGAAAAATTTGTGTACAGTGCAACTCCATTTATGCTTGGCAGGTTTTCAAACTGCTTCGAAGGACTTTCGTCATCCAAACAACCTAGACGAAGTTTTTTAGCAATATACTTCGCTAAGAAGCCAACAAAAATTTCGCGTGGTTGCAGAGGATTCCTATCGATGCAGAGGGCTTCTAGTTTGTAAAGTGATAGATCTAGTAACTTTTCCGGAATCTTTTCAATTTGATTGTCATCTAGCAATATTCGTTTGATGTTTTCACAGTTCTGAAATCCACGCTCGTGAATCTTTGTGATTTGATTGTTCCTTACGTTGATGGTTTCCAATGCCGGTAAGTCTGATGTATCCAGCATTCCTTCTAACGCACAGTCATTGGCATCCAAATGAAGCAACGTTTTTGATTGAACGTTTAACTTTGTAAATTTTCGATTACCTTTGATATTCAGATGCTTAAACCGGCTCATCGGTTGAAACGCATCCTGATCAATGCGTTCGATATTGTTATTTGGAAGATGCAGATATCCGAGTCTCTGCCAACGACTCATCGTTGACTTGTCCACGAACGAAGTATTGCAGTACTTGCAGCTGAAGTACACCAACCACGGTAGCTTCACTTGGACTTGATTGATGTTGAATCCGGAATTTTGATTCAAGTTAAGGATACACAGGTAGGTGACATGGTTTAAGGTTGCTTCTGGGTTGAATTTTACCAGATTATTTCCAACCAGTTGAACTTTCTGTAGAAGAGGGTTATTTTCGAAGGTATCCAGATGAATGTAGCTCAGATTGTTGTGATCTAGCTCCAGGTGTGTTAGTTGAGGCAGCATCGAAAATGACTGCTCGTAGATCGAGTGCACTGAACAGTAGTTGCAGAAGTACCGCGCCAATTTCTTGTGAACCAACAGCACACGATCCAATGGAAACTCGAAAGAAGTTTGATTGCTCATGTCAAGATGCCACAACTGGGGATAGTGCTTGTACATTTCCGGGTGTGTAACTGGCACGTTGGTGCTCAGGATGCTGGTATTATTGATGTAATTTGCTGTGCTGCCAGGAATGATGATCCCGATGGCTGTGAGAAAGCATTTCAGGACTTTCATCTTTGATCACAACTGAAAGTAGTAAAATATCCGTggagaaaatactaaaaaaaaacactgctaGATTTCCTTACCCATGTTCAACAATGAAGCTTTCGTGAAGTACTAAAAGTTTCCACCAGCGTTAAAGTGGTTTTAATAGTGCATCAACTGCAATCGAGGACAAAATGTCTAGAGTGCACTGCGCAGTTATGCACATTTCCTAGAACGATACACgcaaattctccgccaactcacacagcagcagCCGAATGTctcgacccctctttgatttccATGAAACATAGTTCTAGGAAGTCGCTGATTACAAATCCCAGATACGACCACTTTAATTTTTCAGGTTTTTTGCCAAGACACTTCGGCTTCATCCATAATGTACGTCacactaaaatcagccaaaatttacccctctccccccctttgtcacgctatCAAATTTACTGCCATGTCTCGTTACCGACTGCCAagaatcgtgagacatgtcattttatgggaaattttatttagtattgaaaattgcgtaaagtgtaaaaatgttcttcaaaaaaaaaaaaaaaaagagattagACAGAGAGTAGAGGGATGGCCCTTCGAACACTTGATGTGTTTCGTGCACTACTTGGCTGTGGGAATggaaggctgtatatcataggtactcgcgatcttgctttgcattagtgtgagtgcatgactccgagccactaaaaccaaaacaataacaaacgaacaatggaccgtgccaggaaaaccaaaacataaacaatgtcagtgtcagtagagtgagagagtcagagataacgaatttgacaaccg
Coding sequences:
- the LOC120427124 gene encoding protein artichoke-like; protein product: MKVLKCFLTAIGIIIPGSTANYINNTSILSTNVPVTHPEMYKHYPQLWHLDMSNQTSFEFPLDRVLLVHKKLARYFCNYCSVHSIYEQSFSMLPQLTHLELDHNNLSYIHLDTFENNPLLQKVQLVGNNLVKFNPEATLNHVTYLCILNLNQNSGFNINQVQVKLPWLVYFSCKYCNTSFVDKSTMSRWQRLGYLHLPNNNIERIDQDAFQPMSRFKHLNIKGNRKFTKLNVQSKTLLHLDANDCALEGMLDTSDLPALETINVRNNQITKIHERGFQNCENIKRILLDDNQIEKIPEKLLDLSLYKLEALCIDRNPLQPREIFVGFLAKYIAKKLRLGCLDDESPSKQFENLPSINGVALYTNFSDAYKFEENSTADFSFQNIVYIEEDYFKHVSSISKVVMDNNSNYDFPNGYAFLQSNFITELSLADCAITAIHEQTFKLLPNIKSINFKGNRIKSLHSSKVFENNPKLEHLNFAHNELEFIILNQFQELKALRSVNLNHNRLLSNQRGTPFLVSFFLEKLSCHLCSFYQIDDVTLSGLIKLKELDLSHNEIIIVSENAFQSTKQLQRLDLSHNHLKTFEPDVLKFGHLHTLCLAENREFDFHSHKSHILVDNTPKLQKLETLCKETTFTKNLTELLKNRSLKPSKIRSLNQRANLVSIESEFSLGTSNLVGSIHILVICTSLVFQILI